The genome window ACAGAAATGGAACTTGCTGGATAAATTCAATGTGAATGTCAATTATGAACATTCATTCAACCTTcttatacttatatatatatatacaccaaatAATAGTAGTTTACAGATGGTGAAGGGACTTATTTTGTGCACATTTGCATGTGTGGTGGAATGCTCTAACTGTAAGGaacaaaaatattgaaagaAATGATGGGAGGATCATCCCATTTATGATTCTTGAAAATAAATTGTTCCAATACCAAGTTAACAATATTCCAGATATAGCATAAGCTATAAATCAAGCTCCAAATTTTGATCTAAAATAAAGCTCTCTGTACCTCAAATTTTGTTGAATGTAGAACCTGAGTTGGGGAAAAATAAACCCTTATCGTCTTTTTTTCTAATGTTTCTCCCTGGATTACTCTCACCAACATCAATGGATTTCTTGCATCCTCGAGTGGGTTATGTCATGTTGAATCCGGGAGTTATTTGGTTTCTTCTGCTAATTTACAAGATGGAAGAAACTTGACAAATCCAATGAGACCAGTCTGTGCAGATATACACAACCTACCGCCGTCCCTGTACCCGATGCCGGTTATGGAGACCTGCCCGCATAGGTTGATTTTTATGGCCAAGACCCTGCTTAGGGATATCATGCAACTCCATGACCTGGATCGTCCTCTGCTTCTTGGCTGTTAAATTCAATGGACTCTCAGATATCCGACTTTAATCAATTCAAAAGTTCTTAGCAATAGAACTCACCAGTGATtaacaaatgaagaaaaaaaatgcaatgacaaaacaaaaagaaaaaaaaaaacagatcttGAGCGACATACCATTCTTAGCTTGTTGATAACTTTCCTGGAGTTTTCTTTTTGTGGCTTCGAGCTTCCTTTGAACTGCGACTTCATCTGAATTGAATTTCTAGTTGAACCAAAGAATAAATTCAGAACAATGCATACTCTTAGCTTCATAGATTCAGAAGTGGAAAAGAAGAAATACTCACGTCCTGCTTGGCACTTGGAGGCTTTTTTTGTATAGTAACCTTATCCGATCTTTGCATAAGCTTTGATTCACTAACGGCCTTTTGTTCCGTACTTACTTTTTGGGGTCTCCCTGGGCCAGAAGCCACATTTGAGGGTTTATTGGCTTTCACAACAGCTTCTTGTCTCTTAATTAGATGGCTTTTGTTCTCCTTGGTAAGTCCATTCCCCTCATTTGGAGTTTGCTGTTTCCTCTTCATGATATTTTGGTTCTTCGCTAAGGGTCTTCTTCCATTTTCGCGATTCTTGATGAATTCCCCACCGTTCCGAGGATCTGCAACAACATTCTCGTTTAGAATACTTAAGAACAAAAGCTATCTAATGAGAGACGAAAGAAAGAGCAAATTCAACTCACTTCCATCATCATCCATCCCATCAAAAAACTTCATATAATGGATCCAAGGTGACCCCCAGAGAAATAAAGAGCAGTCAGTCCACAATCTTGATGGCAAATTAAAACTTACTTTCACAAGTGAAATTAAAAAGGATTTGTAAAGAACAAAGGAAAATGCAATGAAATGGATACCTGTGAAAGCTCCATTGAAGTAGGTTGGGTAGCAAAGAAAACTCCGTCATCTAAAGGAGGAGAAGGAagcccttcttcttcatcaagaACTGATGGATTCACGGAAACTGGAGTACCTTCCTCTTCTACAAATTCTCGATCAAATCAGttcaataaatattttctaaTATGAAATGGCATGAATTACTGACTATGTATATAAAACATGACAACAAAATTACCTCCTGCAACAGCTTTTGTGGCATTAACCCACTCGTCCACCAATTCTTTCCATACTCTgcaataatgcacaagacagtcaaatatataaataaaagcttTATATCTAAATCACTCATCACGTAAAGTATACTAGTGAAATTGCCTATGGGGAACCAACTATGAATGCTAATAGCTCCAGCACCATTAAATTTCCAATAGCAAACTGAAGTAAATCAAATAGACTTCCATGTATTTGGATGCATTCGAGTCAACGTGGATTAGGTGTAAACCTAACCTGAGTTTATCAAGTGACAGTGAATCATGCACACTCAAATCTCAATCAATAAAAATGGCAATGACATCTAGATGGTAAACCTAACTCGAGCGCAACAAGTGAAGAAGAGCTTATACAGCATAGAATGTCCATGAATGATCAAATCATGGATGTCGATTCCATAACGTACTACACGACAAGAACGTAACGATCATATGAAGCAGACAGCAAATGTAAAAGGCACACATAAACCCTACTCATTCACTGAAATATATAAACTCATACTCGATAAGAGTCCGAGCAAGATGGCGAATCTGACTTGATCCATGCTTTCTTAGACCATTAACAGCCTTTCCTATCTCAGTTGCCTGGAGTAACACAAACACCATGAGTCCAAAGTCGTCCAAACACGACTAAAAGAATTGATTAGCAATAACAACCCAGTTAACTCAAAGGTTAAGGAAAAACTCAATCCAACCTTAAGAATGTCCACAGACAAAGCCATCAACTGAAGCCGCCTTAATGAATCATACAACACTGAATCAGACTGTCACAAGAACCACCAAAACACTACCAGTCAGAAACAGGAAAATAAGAGACTCGCAGAAATCAAATAAAGCACAATTGAATACAATAACAGCATCACCAACTCATCAACAAGTTCAAACACCATCTAAGAGTCTCCAGAAACCACAAAACCAAATAATCCCAGATTCTAAGAAAGCCATGAAACTCAATTTCCAAGAAGAAGCCTTGCCAGAAAGTGAATAGGCAtgagaaacataaaaaaaagaaagtaaacatATACCTCATCTTCACTGTTATGTAGAATGTCCTTGATCCTCGAGACTTCTTCAACGGTCTGATGTGCCTCTTCAATCTCATCAGTCAAAGCCTCAGCATCTCCAAAGCTGTAGTTGCTAACCAAGTGAGTGTCATTCTGCATCTCTTCGTTGTCTTGATCATCTATACTTGTGCTATTCACTTTACTTTCCTTGCTCCCTCCCTCCCCAAACTCTCTCTGGAACCCTCTCTTACACACTCTttcatcttcctcatcatcaCCGCCATCATCAGAGATAGCAGAAACGGGTCGTCCCGTAACAGGTGACTCGACCTGATCGGAGCACCGGTTGAATCTGCAACAAAACAGTTTCTCCGCAATTCGATCCCTCCGAAGCCGAAACTCCTTCGGACAATCGGCGGCGGCCACCATGAATGCGTGGTCGATGATGTCAAAAATACCGGCGTTCGCCGACCGGAAATAGTCCCTCCAGTGATCAAGCGACGCCGATTTCATCGCTTATGACCAATTGAGATCGGAATCAACCCAATTCGGATGAACCAATCGTATTCCGAATCTCCGATGATCACCCAAGAATCAAAAGTAAATTTTCATGTGATTTAAGGAGTACCCAAGACCAATATTCATGAGATTGTgattatttgatttgatatcaAACAATAAAGTTACAGCTAATTCCAAAACAAACCCAGAAATTAGAGAACCGATTCCGTGGGGGACAGATGATCGAGAATCAAAGGCTATGGGGGTTGAGGCTTCCTATCAAAAATTTGACCTTCAATGTACGTTTCTGTTGAATATGCCTTTCTGttccctttccttttcctttttttttgttttttaattttctttttccctctgttttttttttctgataagGTAAGGGGTATGTCAAAGATAGGAAGGATTAAAGGATATGTGAagatgagaaggaaaaaaataaaataaaaatcaaacgcCGTGACACAAACAAACGTTCTGTTTCTACCGGAATCTGACAAACTTTTCCCGGGAAAACACCCTGAATTTTCTAGCCGAGAacgacaaaagaaaaaaattaaagagagagaaaatgagacaCCATTaccgaacaaaaaaaaaaaaatacaagaaccaGAATATAGAGAAAaagttttgcttt of Tripterygium wilfordii isolate XIE 37 chromosome 13, ASM1340144v1, whole genome shotgun sequence contains these proteins:
- the LOC120013205 gene encoding probable mediator of RNA polymerase II transcription subunit 26b; protein product: MKSASLDHWRDYFRSANAGIFDIIDHAFMVAAADCPKEFRLRRDRIAEKLFCCRFNRCSDQVESPVTGRPVSAISDDGGDDEEDERVCKRGFQREFGEGGSKESKVNSTSIDDQDNEEMQNDTHLVSNYSFGDAEALTDEIEEAHQTVEEVSRIKDILHNSEDESDSVLYDSLRRLQLMALSVDILKATEIGKAVNGLRKHGSSQIRHLARTLIEVWKELVDEWVNATKAVAGEEEGTPVSVNPSVLDEEEGLPSPPLDDGVFFATQPTSMELSQFFDGMDDDGNPRNGGEFIKNRENGRRPLAKNQNIMKRKQQTPNEGNGLTKENKSHLIKRQEAVVKANKPSNVASGPGRPQKVSTEQKAVSESKLMQRSDKVTIQKKPPSAKQDKFNSDEVAVQRKLEATKRKLQESYQQAKNAKKQRTIQVMELHDIPKQGLGHKNQPMRAGLHNRHRVQGRR